The Deltaproteobacteria bacterium genome contains the following window.
TGAGTTTGGAAAAAACGGGAACAGGCAAGGGAATACAAGCTTCTTCGCTTGGAGGAAATTGTAGCCCGGCTTGGGCGATGGCTTCCCAGCGCGCATCCGGCTCAAGTGCCAGGAGCGTCTCGGCTTGCACAGCGTCTGGGGTTTCTGAGGGGGTCAAAGGCGGCGGAAGATCGGCCATGTCTGGGTTTTCTTGGCCTCGGGCGTGGATGGTTTCGAGAGCTTGGGTAAGCCGAGGATCGGCTGGGGCGTGATTAAGTGCATGTCTGATCACCACCAAAGCTGAGAGCAACTGGCCCAAATGCATGAGATGATTTGCCAGCGCGACGAATATTTTAAGCGCCAGTGCGGGCTGACCAGCATCGCCAAGGCTCACGGCCAGAGCGCGGCGTTTCCCGTGATCGTTGGGGTTTTCGTGCACCCATTGGGCCAAGTAAGCCGCGGCCCGGTCAGGATGTCCGAGAGCGAGACTTTGATCGATGCGATGCTCTAATTCAGTTGTCGTGGTCATAGGCAAAGATTCACCTGTGAGCCGGGCCGGGTCAAGAGATCTAGGTGAATTCCAGAGGCCTTGGTCCGTTGCGCTCTCGGCCATCTTAGTGCTAATCCCGCCTGTATGAGTGCTGCCCGAACCGAGCGACTGCTGAACTTGCTTACTTTGCTGTTAAATTCGCGGCGGCCCATATCTTTGCGTGAAATTCGAGAAATGGATGAGTTTGCGGCCTATCGCACTTCAGACCCCAAAAGTGGTGAGCGTGCTTTCGAGCGCGATAAGGCTTCCTTGGTGGAAGCGGGCATTCCTCTCAAGTGGTACTCTCCCGAAGAACTCGATGATGAAGAAGGCGTTGGCGGCTATGTGATTGACCGCAACGAGTATTACCTGCCCGAGCTTCAGCTGGATGCCAGTGATTTAGCGCTGCTCTCGATTGCAGGCGCGGCTGCGGCCGCCATTGATGGATTCCCGGGCCGCTCCGCCGTGCTTCGTGCACTTGGAAAACTTGGGTTTGATACCGGCAGCGACCAACGCCCGACGGCTATTGCGCATGCGCCGATGCGTGCCGATGTGGATGCTAAGCTTGTGGGCCGCAACTTGGAGACACTCCATGGAGCGATTTCTCGAAGGTGCCAGGTCGATTTGAGTTACCAGAACCGAAAAGGTGAGGCGACCACTCGGCGCATCGATCCTTATGGTCTCTACTACCGCCAAGCTCTTTGGTATTTGGTTGGGTATTGTCACCTGCGAAAAGAAGAACGCACTTTTCATTTAGGCCGCGTGGCAAAGATTGAAATTGCCAAAGGCCAGCGAGGCAGTGGTTATTTCGAAGTCCCAGAAAGCTTCAGCGTTTCTGAGAGTGCTCGGCGGCGGCCTTGGGAATACCCGCAACACGATCCGATTCAAGTGCGTATTAAGTTGGCAGCCAGGTTGGTACCCGCCATCCCTGAGCTTTTTGGAAGCCAGGTCAAAGTTCTTGAGAAAGATGAATCGAGTGCGCTCATTGAGCTAGAGGTCTGGAACCGTGGTGCTTTGATTGAAGCGGTATTGCCTTTTGGCGCTGCTGCCCAGGTTTGCGAGCCGGCTGAACTCAGAGCATCCATCGGTGAAATTTATAAGTCTCTTGCTCAGCGTTACAGCGATGTAGGAGGCCAAGCATGACCCAGCGTGACCGCTTAGGCCGTTTACTTTTTATCGTGCCCTACGTGGCACAGCGTGAGGGCGTGCCGGTTCAAGAACTGGCGCAGCTTTTGGGTGTGCGTGCCGGGCAACTTGAAGCAGATATCAGTTTACTATCAATGGTAGGCCAGCCTCCGCTCACGCCAGACCACCTCATCGATCTCTATATCGAGGATGATCTGGTTTATGTTCATCTCGACCAAAACTTGGACCGGCCCTTAAGGCTTACCCACGACGAAGCACAAGCTCTTGTTCTTGGTGCGCGTTTGGTAGGAGATTTAGGCGGTTTGGGTGAAGCGCTTATGGGTGTGGTGGGGCGTATCGCTCAGCATTTAAGTACGCCTGAGCAAGAGATTATTTCGGCTTTGGCTCAGAGGGTGAGCGTTGCCGATACCGGTGATGACGAATTTCGACCTGTTGCTATTTTGAGACGCGCGATAGCCAATCGCAGTGTCATCGAAATGGAGTACTACTCTGCTTCAAGCGACCGTTTAAAATCTTACACGCTTTGGCCCCTGACTTTGATCAGCCACAGCGGGGTTGAGTATATGGTCGCCCTTGATCAGGGCGCCGACGGTCAAGAAAAGCTTTTTCGCTCTGATAGAATTGGCGGCGTTCAAGAGCTGGACCACTGCTTCGCTGAAGATGTTGAAGTGGATTTAGAAAAGTTTCGAACCCCTGAGATTTATTCTGGTAATGAAGGCATCGGGACCACGGTGGTTCTGCGAGCAGAAGTTGCGCGTGAGGCTCGGGAGCGATTTCCTGAGCGTGACATCACTGAGAATGCAGATGGGTCGATTACGGTGAGTCTGCTTACATCGAGTGCAGCGTGGCTTGCCCGGTGGGTGTTACCATTTGGCATGAATGCTGAAGTGCAAGGACCTCAGGAGCATCGTGATGTGCTGGGCACATTGTGCAAAGAAGCTGCTGAGGCTTATAAGTCGCCGGTAAAGTAAAAACCAAATCCTAAAAGAAATGGCATCTCCAACTGAGAATTTTCTGTTGGCATGCGCAGGTACACTGGTATCTTTATACTGAGTTCTGCAATGAGCCCATTTCCTATGACCAGCGAGGAGCGAACACCGGCCAGTATCCCAGTGCGACCGGAGTTGCGGCTCTCAAAGCCTTGCCACTTTGCTTGGGTTTCATGTTGCACTTGAGTCAAAGCGGTTAATGTCCAATCGTCTGTTCCAAAGTTTGAACCTACACCGGCTCCACCGGTTATTATTGTTGGTGCAAGGTACTGCCCCGAGTCATAGGGGTCCCAATCATACATCTCATGAAATTCTCGGCCTTCGGGAGGTAGGTATTCCTTAGATCCCGTTTCCAAAAAAGGAATAATGGCACTGAAGCTACTTTCCACAAAACCCCAGTCCATGCGCAAAGAAGCATTGATTCCAAGTGTGGGAGCAGGCATGCCGCGCCCAAAAAACATATGCTGGTGCTCATCTTTCCACATGCCCACAATTTCGGGATTATCCACCACGTTGCCTGTAGGTACAGTGATGCCAAAGGTTGTGGATACAAACCAGGAGAGCTTTGAGCTGAACTGTCCGCTGTGGCGTGTGATTGCTGAAAGGCTCAGGTCGCCTGGGCCAAAGAGGGTTTCATCTCGGTGGTGACCACTCACAAAGTTTTCGATGATATCATCGTTGGCATCTAAGAATCCTGCGTCGGAAATCACGATGCGGATTGGAAGCATGAGCCTGACGCCAATCCAATCATTAAAGTAATAGCTACCGCCCAGGCTTAGATTGACCAGCGTGAGGTTGAGTTCGTGTTTAGCCGCTTGGATACAGTTGCCGGTACCCTCGGGGCAGTATTCATATTGCATGGGTGAAACGTCGTGACCTGTGCGAACAAAGCTCACCGTACTGGAGAAATCCACCATGAAGTCTGGCATGTTGCCAGTGCGGCCTGTGATGCTGGAACCTCCGCCCGGGAGGTTTGGGTTGCTTCAGCCTGCTCAGCCAGCGCCGGCCAAGGTGATTTGGGGCCAAAGAATCGCTAAGAAAAGTGCAATCCACCAGGGTTTAAAGAAGTTCATTTGTGCTCATTCTTTACGTTGAGTAGTTTTTTCAATTCTTGCTTTTTATAGCCCGAGAGCCGAGTTATTTCATTGCCATTGGCGTCGAAAATAATCATGTATGGGATCTCGGTGGCTTCCTGAAGGTAATGTTTTGCCAGGCCTGAATCCCAATCAACGATGTCGAGTTTTCTGAGTGCTATGTCGGTGCGGTGCTGAAGAAGCTCACCAAAAAATTCATCGGCTGCGCGGCACGGTCCACACCAAGTTGCAAAGAAGTCCACAACCGTAATTTTTCCTGGCACAAGGTGTTTGTTGATATCGACCATTTGTCCGGGTTGCGTGATTGTTTTCACGTCGATGGTTGTTTGGAACTCTCTCATACTGAGGTAGCTGCCTTGGCCGCCTCCGACTTGAATTTTATATTGGGTCCATTCGAGGTTTTTAACGATTTCTTCAGGATTGGTGAGTTCTGCATCATATTCGAAGTGCACTTCAGCATTTTGCTTATTGAAGACTGGTTTCTTCACGTTGGGCGCTTCGGCCAGCTCATCCACCATCATAAAGCCGCAGCTTGCGCAGTCGATGTCTTGAAGTGAAATCACACCGGGCTGGTAGTGAGCACAGCCACCAAGCAAGAGCAGTAAGAAAGTTAGACTGGGCCATGAGCGAAAATGCATGCAGTTCTCCTGAACGAGCGGGTAGCACTGTAGTGTTCTTAGAGCAATAATACCCACATTTCAACAAGTCATGAAGTGTTTAAGTGGAAGGGGGAGGGTATTCTCTAAAACTTGGGCTTTATCAGGTACATAGCGGAGGGGAGGACCAATAAGTCCGCTACAAGAGCGAGCAGGACCACAATACTTGTGACCCCACCAAAGTGAATATTCGGCGTAAAGCTTCCAAGGAGAAGGATTAAAAAGCTGATGGAGAGGATAATGCTGGTGACCGTAATGGGGCGACCCACCTCTGTGATGGTTTCTGCCACCGCGGTGGCCATGGAGTGATCGCTGTAGAGTTTACGGCGAAAACGCACCAAGAAATGAACCGTGTCATCAACCACCAATCCCAGAGCAAGTCCACCAATCATCACCGTGCCGGGATCAAGAGGGATGTTGAGTGCACTCATCACACCCAGGCCAACACAAATTGGAGTAAAATTCGGAATCATTGAAAACAAGGCGAGCTTGAACGATCTGAGCAAGGCCCAGAGCATCAGCGTGATGATAATAAAGGCCACCAGAAAACTCTTGAGCTGACTCTTTAAGAGGTACTGCTCCATGCTGCTCATCAGCTTTATGAAGCCAGTTAAAGAAATTTTAACGTCTTCATTTACGAATTTTGTCTTCAGCTGCTTCTCAAGCTCCGGGACACTCTTGGCAAGTTCTTCGGAATTGGTGAGCTTCACTCGGCCGGTCATCCTTGAAACGGAGTAATCATCTTGAACCGTTGATTCAAAATTTTCAGCACCTTCCATGAGTAAGAAAAGCTGTGCGGTCATGGCCCGTGTGTCTGGAAGCTGGGGCCCGCCCTGTGGCTTATCTTTGAGAACGTGGTGGAGCGCTTTGATACTGTCCATGGGAGAAACAACGTGGTTGATATCGGTATTGCTTTCAAGCCAGCTTTCAACGCTCTCTAGGTGTTTAAGATTCTCTGGTTCTTTAAGGCCCCCGGGTTCGGTTTCCACTAAGATTTCGAAGGTAGCGGTTCCACCAAGCATAGCATCGATGTGGCTGGTATCTTTTCGTATGGCTGAATCTTCTTTGAAATAGAGAAGGGAGTTGGTGCCGATACTCATTTGGCTGATTGCGTAAATAGAGGCAAGAACCAAAACCACCGAACCCGCAAGTACGATGATGCTTCGGTTGATGCTTTCCGCACTGAGCCAGTTTAAGAACCGAGCGATAAAGTCTTCTTCTTGCTGAAGATGAAATTTGGCATCGGGCGGCCGGACGAACATAAGAAGAATCGGTCCGAGGGTAATACTTAGTACAAATGCTGAGGCCACGCCGAAGGCGGCCATAAAGCCGAATTCACGGATAGGTTGAAGCTCGGCCGTAGACAGTGCCAGCATGCCTGCCATGGTGGTTGCGGTGGTGAAGAAGCAAGGCACTAAAAGCTCGGCCGTGGATTGTAGGGCGGCCTCTTCACGCTCAAGACCGCGGCGCAGAGCATGGTAAAACTCCGAGAGGACGTGAACCGAATCAGCAATGCCGATGGCGAGGATAATGGGAATCAAAACGCCGGTAACCAGAGTAAACCGAAGGTCCAAAGCGGCCATGAGTCCAAAGGTCCAAAGCATGGAGAGGACTACGACCGTTAAAGGCACCACCACGGCTGAGAGTCTGCGAAATACTGCATAGGTCATCAAGATGACCATCAAGGTCACCAGCGGTCCGAAGAGTGTAGAGTCTCGAAAATTAAGTTTGTAAAATTGCTCGTCGATGATGGGCGCGCCAGCCAGCGCCATATCTATTTGAGGTGTTTTGTGTTCATCCATAATGGCCCGCAAAGCTTCGGCCATTTCTATCTTACCGATGAAATCGCTTTTGGCGTCTTGGAGTTCGACGATGATACTGGTGGCCGTTCCTTTTGGGTTGGTGAAGTTTTCAACAAGCATTGGATCTGCAAGGATTCGCGCTCTGAGTTCACCGGCCTCTTGAGCTGATTGGGGGAGTTTATCCACCAAGGGGCCCACAAAAACATCGATACCGCTTCCTTGAGGTACTTCCACATTGGTCACCGAGATGACTCGGTGAACATTGGGCGCATTTTCTGCGGCCCGGGTCATGGCATCGATTTTTTCTAGGGATTCTTTGCTAAACACATCGTCGCTGAACACCGCCATGATCACCACTTGCTCGGCTTCGAAGCGCTCGAGAAAGCTGCGGTAGTTTAGGATGCTTTGGTCGTCTTTGAGAAACCAAACTTCGATGCTTTGGTCATATTGGAGCTGAAGGGCGAAATAGCCCGCACTCGCTGTAATAAGCCCCAGCAAAAAAACCACGAGAGCTTTTTGCTTAAAAATATGTTGAACTAAACGACGCTCCCACATGATGCGGCACCAAATCGTTGATAGACCGACTTGTCAATATCTTCTCTGCGGTAGACGTTATCTTAATTATTTGTCATTTTTAGACGTAGCATTGAAAAAGGAGAGCCTTATGGCCAGACGACCCTCAGTTCACGAGCAAATTATCAGCCGAAAAGCGCCCAAACCTGTGGGCCCGTATGTGCACGCGGTGAAAGTTGTCAATCCAGGTGCGATGCTTTTTGTCTCGGGACAGATTCCGATCGAGTTGCCCAGTGGAAAAGTATTCACGGGAGATATCAAGAAGCAAGCAGATCTAGCTCTGAACCACATGCGTAATATTGTTCAGGATGCTGGGTTTTCGATGGATGAAGTTGTGAAGTGCACAATATTTTTAACAGACATGGATAACTTCAGCGCGGTCAACGATGTGTATCAAAAATTTTTCGTGGGCTCAGCCTTGCCGGCACGGGCAGCGGTTGAAGTCTCTCGTTTACCAAAAGATGTTGGCGTCGAGGTGGAGTGTGTGGCGATGAAGCAAGGAGCATCACCTGACCAATTGTTTTCCGGTGCGGGGTTTTAAGTGCGGCCTAATGAATAGAGGTTAGGCTTTGAGCCGCTTTTGCCACTTACGCTTGGCAAGTTTTTGAAGCCGTTCAGCTGCTGCCTGTCCAGTGAGGTATTCACCCTCCACACCGAGTCCTGGTAAAACATCTCTGCCAACGTGCAGTAGGTTTTTAAAACGCGTTTTGAGATTTCTACCGATGATACCAAGAGGTGCACGAGACTGTGGGCTGTAACCAGGCTGAATCAGAAGCGAGCGGGTATCGCGCTTATCGCTTGCGCTTAAGTGGTCAACGGCCCGGCTAAAGCTTGAGGCGACAATCTGGTCTTGGATAAAGGGTGCCACATCTGCGAGTCGTTCCACCATCGCTAGGCCAAGAGCTTCAGGGTTTTTCGAATTGTGCAGCGCTTCATCATCAATGCGTTGACTGATGCTGACCACGGTGTGGTCTGGGTCGTGACGTTTATTCAGTGCTACGCCAGAACGCCACGCTGGTGAGAGTGTCATATAAAGTGGCGTTGGAGCATCGGCGAGGAGAATCTGCTTCTCTAAGCCTTCTGGTACCGCCTGCGTTCGGACCACCAGATTGAGGGTGACGACGCCGCCTGTGATTGGCACACGCTCTGGCTTTTTAAGATAGCCTTTAGAGGCATGGGGTTCTGGCAAGGTCGAGTCGAGTTGAATGGCCGTGTTGGCAATAAAGAAATCACTGGAATACGAATTTTTGTCGCCGGTCAAAGTAAGGCGGCTTAATCGGCGTTTCTCAACCTCAATCGATTCAATTTTTTTGTCGCGTCGAAATTCAACCCCAAGTGACTCAAGGTGCTTATCAAGCATCGTATCGAATGGTTTATCGAGCGACCGAGGACATTGGGTTTGCGTGAGGTAGAGGCCTTGCAGTCGGCTGTAGCCAAGACCTGTTGGGTTTTGAAGGTAACTGAAAAATATGGGTGGATGCTCAATGACAGGTCCGAGCATATCCAGACCTTCAAGGTCGATTTGAGAATTGGCGGATGCTTCTTGTAATTGCCATTGGCGCCGTACCAGCCAGCTTTGGAAAAATCCCCAAGGCGTCAGGTTAGGGCTTGCAGCAAGGTACTTGTCCATCTCGATATCTCGCTCGGTAAGCGCTTGCCACAGTATTTGAGAGCGTTTGACTACTTCCGGGATCTCTCTTGTAAGCTCACGAGATCTTGCGAGTGTATCAACATGCAATTTAAATCGTTTGCGGACCATCGCGATTTGCAGAGAGTTGTCTTCGGAGCCCATCATCACCGGAGGGGCAGTGAAATTGATGCTGCGGTGGATGTTCTTAATGGCAGCGGACGCTTCGTGATTGGGCGCCGGAAGAGTGTGGCGGGGCAGTAGCCAGCCTTGGTCCTCATAAGTGGGAGAAGATTCACCCTGATCGATGACGAGCACACGCCGACCGGCTCGGGCAATCAGCCCTGCAGTAATTCGGCCCGCGAGTTGGCCGCCGATGACTATGACATCAAAATGTTGAGCCACGTCTTGCCCGTCCTGGTTTCATGGACGCACTTGTTGCTCCATGTCGTTTAGAGGCTATTAATGAATTCTGAATAAGGTAGCAACGGGCTAGAAACAATCCGTTGCGTTCATAGGTAGATAGTTGGCAGATTGGGTAAACTTGAAGTGAGCTGAACTTGAGTTTCGTAGCTACTCACGTGCCGGTTTTAGTTAAGCTTCCACCACTTTTTGCGGGCCTGTGGGGTGGTCGTTGAAACGGCTCCCTCAAAGGACTCGCTATCAAGCTTCTCAATTTGGTGGCTCGCCGCAATAGCGTTCCAGTCGGTATCGGTTCCCCAGCCCTCGTCCTTGATAGTTGGTAGCTCCATATTGGTAAGCTTGGGCTCGTTATTGACCTCATCGAGCATCGTATCATTCATTAGAAATACTTCAGAGGTGAGGTTATGGCGCATCGTATCTTCGTGCAGCGCGACCTGAAGGTCTTCAAGCTCTTTGATGGAGAGTGGCTGTACTTTAGGTTGATAGTGCAGGCATTCGTGAAGCGGGATATCGAGCCTAGCTGCAATTTGGGTTCGTCCAGGCTGAATATGAATGATGCCTCGGTCGGTATCGAGCAGGGTTCTCAAGGCACGTCCTGGCTTTAAGCCTTGCACTTGAGCATCCACAATGGAGCCGGCTCGAACGGTAATATTACCAATGGTTCCTGTGGCATTTTTAACGCTTAAAGTTGCGTCATGGCCACCAAGCTTGGATATGCACTCTTCCCAAGGTGTATCAATCAGGCTGGTTCTATAACCGGGCTGAGTTGTCTCAAGATGCGTTTCAAGCTCGCCTACAAGATGGTGAACCTTTGAGATGATGTCGTCGATGAATGTGGGCTTAACAATGTAGTCGGTGGCGCCCACGCCGTGTGCTTGATGCTTACCAAGCTGGCCGGTTTCTCGGGT
Protein-coding sequences here:
- a CDS encoding WYL domain-containing protein, encoding MREIREMDEFAAYRTSDPKSGERAFERDKASLVEAGIPLKWYSPEELDDEEGVGGYVIDRNEYYLPELQLDASDLALLSIAGAAAAAIDGFPGRSAVLRALGKLGFDTGSDQRPTAIAHAPMRADVDAKLVGRNLETLHGAISRRCQVDLSYQNRKGEATTRRIDPYGLYYRQALWYLVGYCHLRKEERTFHLGRVAKIEIAKGQRGSGYFEVPESFSVSESARRRPWEYPQHDPIQVRIKLAARLVPAIPELFGSQVKVLEKDESSALIELEVWNRGALIEAVLPFGAAAQVCEPAELRASIGEIYKSLAQRYSDVGGQA
- a CDS encoding WYL domain-containing protein, with translation MTQRDRLGRLLFIVPYVAQREGVPVQELAQLLGVRAGQLEADISLLSMVGQPPLTPDHLIDLYIEDDLVYVHLDQNLDRPLRLTHDEAQALVLGARLVGDLGGLGEALMGVVGRIAQHLSTPEQEIISALAQRVSVADTGDDEFRPVAILRRAIANRSVIEMEYYSASSDRLKSYTLWPLTLISHSGVEYMVALDQGADGQEKLFRSDRIGGVQELDHCFAEDVEVDLEKFRTPEIYSGNEGIGTTVVLRAEVAREARERFPERDITENADGSITVSLLTSSAAWLARWVLPFGMNAEVQGPQEHRDVLGTLCKEAAEAYKSPVK
- a CDS encoding response regulator — encoded protein: MLESGKPNVLLVDHDAKSRRCMEVSLRRAGFCVLSASDNMDATEKLHMLPPKLVLTELRGPQVDGLQFCKSIRENPRMANVPVVFLTRETGQLGKHQAHGVGATDYIVKPTFIDDIISKVHHLVGELETHLETTQPGYRTSLIDTPWEECISKLGGHDATLSVKNATGTIGNITVRAGSIVDAQVQGLKPGRALRTLLDTDRGIIHIQPGRTQIAARLDIPLHECLHYQPKVQPLSIKELEDLQVALHEDTMRHNLTSEVFLMNDTMLDEVNNEPKLTNMELPTIKDEGWGTDTDWNAIAASHQIEKLDSESFEGAVSTTTPQARKKWWKLN
- a CDS encoding MMPL family transporter, coding for MWERRLVQHIFKQKALVVFLLGLITASAGYFALQLQYDQSIEVWFLKDDQSILNYRSFLERFEAEQVVIMAVFSDDVFSKESLEKIDAMTRAAENAPNVHRVISVTNVEVPQGSGIDVFVGPLVDKLPQSAQEAGELRARILADPMLVENFTNPKGTATSIIVELQDAKSDFIGKIEMAEALRAIMDEHKTPQIDMALAGAPIIDEQFYKLNFRDSTLFGPLVTLMVILMTYAVFRRLSAVVVPLTVVVLSMLWTFGLMAALDLRFTLVTGVLIPIILAIGIADSVHVLSEFYHALRRGLEREEAALQSTAELLVPCFFTTATTMAGMLALSTAELQPIREFGFMAAFGVASAFVLSITLGPILLMFVRPPDAKFHLQQEEDFIARFLNWLSAESINRSIIVLAGSVVLVLASIYAISQMSIGTNSLLYFKEDSAIRKDTSHIDAMLGGTATFEILVETEPGGLKEPENLKHLESVESWLESNTDINHVVSPMDSIKALHHVLKDKPQGGPQLPDTRAMTAQLFLLMEGAENFESTVQDDYSVSRMTGRVKLTNSEELAKSVPELEKQLKTKFVNEDVKISLTGFIKLMSSMEQYLLKSQLKSFLVAFIIITLMLWALLRSFKLALFSMIPNFTPICVGLGVMSALNIPLDPGTVMIGGLALGLVVDDTVHFLVRFRRKLYSDHSMATAVAETITEVGRPITVTSIILSISFLILLLGSFTPNIHFGGVTSIVVLLALVADLLVLPSAMYLIKPKF
- a CDS encoding thioredoxin family protein, with amino-acid sequence MHFRSWPSLTFLLLLLGGCAHYQPGVISLQDIDCASCGFMMVDELAEAPNVKKPVFNKQNAEVHFEYDAELTNPEEIVKNLEWTQYKIQVGGGQGSYLSMREFQTTIDVKTITQPGQMVDINKHLVPGKITVVDFFATWCGPCRAADEFFGELLQHRTDIALRKLDIVDWDSGLAKHYLQEATEIPYMIIFDANGNEITRLSGYKKQELKKLLNVKNEHK